The genomic segment CGTATTCGATGACCGAGGACGCGGTGACGATCTTGTTCACCGAGCCCGGCTCGAACGGCGAGGACACCGCGAGATTGCCGAGTTGCCGGTCGCCCTGGCGCCCGATGTCCTGCGACGGGTCGAAGGTGTTGTCGTTGGCCATGGCCAGCACGTCACCGGTCTTGGCGTCGAGCACGACGGCCGAGACATTGTGCGCCCCAGACATGTTCTTGGCCTGCTGGACCTGCTGCTGCACGTAGAACTGGATGTCGTCGTCGATGGTCAGCTGGACGGTCGAACCGTTGACCGCCCGGTGCCGGTTGCGGTAGCTGCCGGGGATGACCACGCCGTCCGAGCCGCGGTCGTAGGTGACCGAGCCGTCGGTTCCCGACAGCACGGAGTCCATGCTGTCTTCGAGTCCGAGCAGACCGTGGCCGTCCCAGTCGATGCCGCCGACGATGTTGGCCGCCAGCGATCCGCCCGGATATTGGCGCAGATCCTGCCGCTCGGAGCCGACCTCGGGGTACTTGTCCGAGATCGCGCTGGCGACCGCCGGGTCGACGGCACGCGCCAAATAGACGAAGTTGTCGTCGGTTTGCAGCTTCTTCAGCACCGTCGCGTAGTCCGGCTTGTTGTTCAGCCGGCTGGAAACCTCTTTTGCGATGTCGCGCAGCCGCGCCTGCGGATCGGGAGCGGCCGGGTTCTTCTTCTTGGCCTCTTCCAATTGCTGGCGGATCTTCTTCGGCTGAAACGTCAGGGCGCGCGACTCGATGGTGAACGCCAGCTGCTGGTTATTGCGGTCAACGATGCTGCCGCGGATGGCCTTTGAGACGTCGGTGACCCTGAGCTGGCCCGCGGCCTGGGCGCGCAGCTTCGGCGCGTTGGTGACCTGCAGGACGAACAGCTGGGCGGCCGCCACCAGCGTCAGCGCCAAGATGACCACATTGCCGGCGCGATGCCGAAAGACGAACGACGCGCCCCGGGTGCCGGCCTCGACGGCCTGCCGGGTGCGTCGCTCGCTGGCCGAACGGCCGAGCGGCGCCTCGCCGGATTTCTTGGCCTTGCGGAATCCCGTTGTTTCCTTCGCGTCTCGGCCCTGTTGCGCCTTCTCCGGCTTCCGAGTTCGAGCGGGTTGCCGGACGTCCCGGGTCCCCCGCGGTTTACCTGAACCGCGCGTCGGCCGCGACCGTCGGGTGCGGCCGTCCTCGTCGCGACTCACCGCGCGGGCCCCGGCAACACGGCGGCGGGCGGCGCGCCGCTATTCGGTGCGATCACCGGTGCGGCTTGCGGCCCCGGCAGTCCGGGCGCGGCCGGGACCGCGGCCTGCGGCGCCCGTTGCACGGGGACCGGTATTTCGGCCGGCAACGGCGCGGGCGGTACCGAAAGGGGCAGTCCACCAACAGGAATCGGCACTTCGGCAGGCACCGGATCGGCCGCTGGACCCGCCGGCGCGGGCAGCCCCGGCATCGGCAGCCCTTGGGCCGGCCACGGCTGTGCCGGAAGTCCTTGCGTCGGAAGTACTTGCGTGGGAAGTCCTTGGGTCGGCAGTCCTTGCGCCGGCAACCCCGGCGTCGGCAGCATACCCGGGAATTGCCCGCCAACCGGGCCACCGGGCACACCGGGCGCGCCGGGTACCAGCGGCGCGGCCGGCGGCAAGTGCTGGCCGCCCACCGTCGTCGAACCATCCGGCGCGCGCAGCAACGCTTCGGGCCCAACCGGCCGGCCCGGCACCAGAGCGGCACCGGGATCCGGTTGCACGCGAACCGGGACTTCCGGCGGGGCTGCCGCCGGTTTCGGCAGCGGCTGCGGGCCTTCGTCGGGCAGCTTGGTGTTCAGCGGCGGCGGCGGAACGCCGTCGGCCGGCTTGGGCGTGCCGACCACCACCCAGCTACCGGACGGATCCTGGACCAGGTGAGCGGTGTCGCGCGTCGGGATCATGCCCTGCTTGCGCGCGGCCTCGGCGAGCGCCGGCGCGGCTTCGGCCTCGCGCACATCGCGTTCCAGCGCCTCCTTCTGCTGCTGCAGCATCCGGCTCTTCTCGCGCGCGTGACTCAACTGGTAGGAGCGTTCGGCGGCGTCGGTGGACAGCCACAGCGTCAGCGCCAGCCCGGCACCGAGCGCGCCGATGATCAGCACGACGAACGGGACCTTGGCCAGCAGGGTCTGCGGCCGCAGGTCGATCGAGGCCAGCCGGATGGCAATCCGCTCGGTCAGGCGGGGCCGAATAACCTTGGGCGCCTTGGCCTTGCGCGCCTTCGCGCGAGCCTTGGCCTGGCCGCTGCTCTTGGGGCGAGCCGTCCGCTCGACCGGCCGCGTATTCGGGCTGGTCTGCGGGCCGGATTTCGGCGCCCGCGCCTCGCGACCGGTCGTGGAACCCTGCGCCGGGCGGGTGCGCCGCGCCGTCGAGTCGGCCGCGTTGCGCCGGGTCTTGCGGGCCGCAACGTCGCGCCCACCGCGACGGTCGCTGCCGCCCCGGCGTCTCGGCGCCTCGCGCTTGGCTTTCGCTTTCATGAGTCGCCCTTCTTGGTCACCCGCTGCTGTGGTTGTCCCTCGGATTCCAGCCGTTGCAAGGCCCGTAGTCGCACGGCGGTGCTGCGAGGGTTACGTTCGATTTCGTCGGCGCCGGCGCGCTCGGCACCGCGGGTCAGCGATTGGAATCGCGGACCGCGGCCGGGCAGCTCGAACGGGAGATCCAACGGCGTGCGGGAGGCCACCGCATCGGCGAACTCGCGCTTGACGATCCGGTCTTCCAGCGACTGGTAGGCCAGCACCACGATGCGCCCGGCGACGGCCAGGGCGTCCAGCGCGGCCGGAATGGCCCGGCGCAGCGTGTCCAGCTCGTCGTTGACCGCGATGCGCAGCGCCTGGAAGGTGCGCTTGGCCGGATGTCCGCCGGTGCGCCGGGCCGCGGCCGGAATGGCCTGGTACAGCAACTCGACCAGCTCGGCGGTCGTGGTGAACGGGGTGCGGGCCCGCCGACGCACGATGTGGCTGGCGATCCGGCGCGCGAACCGCTCCTCGCCGTAGCGGTGCAAGATGTTCGCCAGCTCGGCCTCGTCGTAGGTGTTGACGATCTCGGCCGCGGTCAGCGGCGACGACGGATCCATTCGCATGTCCAGCGGCGCGTCCTGGGCGTAGGCGAAACCCCGCTCGGCGCGGTCGAGCTGCATTGAGGAGACGCCCAGATCGAACAACACCCCGTCGATCGATTCGTTTGCGGCATAACCGGATTGGGCCAGCGCCGCGTCGATGCCGTCATATCGGGTGTGCACCAGGGTGATTCGGTCGGCGAACGGCGCCAGCCGCGCGCCGGCGATGTCCAGCGCGCTGGGATCGCGGTCGAGGCCGATCAGCTTCAGGCCCGGCAGGTCGCTCAGGAATCGTTGCGCGTGCCCGCCCGCACCAACGGTGGCGTCGACGAGCACCGCGCCGGATCCGTCGGCGTGCTGGCGGGTCAACGCCGGGGTCAGCAGTTCGACACAGCGCTCCAGCAGCACGGGCACGTGCCCGAAGTCTCTGTCAGCCAACGCAACACCTCCCCGGGTCTGGAGAAATTCCTCAGATCGAGGGACGGCCTGAGAAAGACGCGCCCCTGCACCGAGGTCCCTGTCCGAAGTTACGAACCAGGCGTTGGGGAAGTACGCCAGGGTCGGTTCGGGCAGAGGCCACGATGCACGGGCATGCGCCTCAGATGATGTCGCCGAGTGCTTCATCGCTGGCCGCGGAGAAGTTCTCTTCGTGCGTTTGCTGGTAGTCCTGCCAGGCCTGGGCATCCCAGATTTCCAGGTAGTCGACCGCACCGATCACCACGCAGTCCTTGGATAGGTTCGCGTAGCGGCGGTGGTCGGACGACAAGGTGATGCGGCCCTGGGCGTCGGGGTGTTGTTCATCGGTGCCGGCGGCCAGATTGCGCAGGAACGCCCTGGCTTCCGGGTTGCTTCGAGACGTCTTGCTCGCCCGGCGGGCCAGCTGCTCGAATTCCGTCCGCGGGTAGACGGCGAGGCTGTGATCCTGGCTCTTGGTGACCATCAACCCCCCTGCCAGCGCGTCGCGGAACTTGGCGGGCAACGTCAGTCGCCCTTTGTCGTCGAGCTTGGGCGTGTAGGTGCCGAGAAACACCAGCTCACCTCCTGTCGAGGCCGGGTCTCGGCTCGCCCAAACACTTCAGCCACCATACCCCACAGTCCCCCACTTTGCCCCATAAAAGAAGTGTCGTCGGGGTGTTTCGCTGCTCATTTGCCACCAGGCACCGGCGGGCGGCCGTAGACCGCCATCTCGGGCATCGCTGGCGGCCTCGGGAAACCGCATTTCAGACCACTAAGTCGGCCAGTGGGGCGAAGTGGGTCGCGTGGTGGGGCGAAGTGGGGCTCGGATTGGCCTCGATTAGGACTCGAATCGGGCTACCCGCACAAAAACAAGGGGTAGCCGCTTCGGCTACCCCTTAAGGTCTGGTGTTCGGTGGTTCGATTACTCGTCGAAGCGGCGGCGGAAGCGATCTTCCATGCGGCTCGTGAACGAGCCGCCGCCGCCTTTGTTGCGGCGTGGGCGCGAGCCCTGCGCCGGCCCGGACGGGCTGGGGCGCCCGGACATCCGCGGACCGGTGATGGCGAACACGACACCACCGAACATCACAACGAAGCCAACGACGCTGAGAATCGGGAAGTTGCCAATCATCGTGGCCTTGAACGCCACGCCGGAAACCAGCATCGCCAGACCGATAACGAAGAGCGCCGCACCCTGCAGACGGCGCCGCGCGGTCGGTGCGCGGAACCCCCCACCCCGTACGCTCGAAGCGAACTTGGGATCCTCGGCGTAGAGAGCGCTCTCGATCTGATCGAGCATCCGCTGCTCATGATCGGAGAGTGGCATTCGTCCCTCCTTGCCGACAGTTTGACACGTAACTATCGATAGCACGCGGATGCCCATGGTATAGGCAACTAAGTCAAATGATACGAGGTCAATCTGACCCGTACCACTGGTTCGCCCGCGATTCTATCTTCGTTGCTTCCCGACAATCATCGGGCCGCAACGCCGATGCGTTACAACACCCTTGCCGAAACCCTTGCCGAAACCCTTGCCGAAACCGACGCAGCGGTCGGCTGGTTGCCACCACCGCCCGGCAGCCGTTCGGCTCCGGACCCGATAATGGCGATACGGGCCCGGGGACCGACGGCGATCAAGTGCATGAGGCCCACCGGAAGCCCACCGGAAGCCAACGGAAGCCAACGGAAGCCACTGACTGTGACGAGGAGGACACCGCGAGTTGGCGATATTCCTCATCGATCTGCCGCCGAACGATATGGAGCGCCGTCTCAGTGACGCCCTCGGGGTCTACGTCGACGCGATGCGCTACCCGCGGGGTACCGAGAACCAGCGTGCGGCCATGTGGCTCGAACACATCCGCCGGCGCGGGTGGCAGGCGGCGGCCGCGGTAGAGGCGGACGCGGACCAGGGCGGCGCCGTGCCGTCGGCGTCCGAACTCAGCCAAGCGCCGTTGCTCGGGGTGGCCTACGGCTACCCGGGGGCGCCGGGCCAGTGGTGGCAGCAGCAGGTTGTCTTGGGCATGCAACGCGGCGGCTTGCCCCCGCAGCAGATCACGCAGTTGATGGACAGCTATTTCGAGCTGACCGAGCTGCACATTCATCCGCGCGCCCAGGGCCGCGGCATCGGCGAGGCGCTGGCCCGCCGGCTGCTCGCCGGCCGCTGCGAGCGCAATGTCCTGCTCTCGACGCCGGAAACCAACGGCGAGGCCAATCGTGCCTGGCGGTTGTATCGGCGGTTGGGCTTCAACGACATCATCCGCCGCTACCACTTCGCCGGTGACCCACGGGCATTCGCGATCCTGGGGCGCCCGCTGCCGCTCTGACAGCCTTGCCGGTGGACTCGCAAGCCGAAGACGTGGGCAGGCGTCACGCCAGATCTGGCACGATAACCTGGTGCGCGCCAGCTCTGTCCCACGTCGAACCCGTGCATCCACTCGCGTGCTGGCCATCGCGATGCTGATGCTGCTGGTCCCGCTGGCGACCGGATGCCTGCGGGCCAGAGCCTCGCTGACGATCTCGCCCGACGACCTGGTGTCCGGGGAGATCATCGCGGCAGCCAAACCGAAGACGCCGAAGGACACCGGCCCGCAGCTCGACACCAACAACCTGCCGTTCAACCAGAAGGTCGCGGTGTCGAACTACGACAGCGACGGCTACGTCGGGTCGCAGGCGGTGTTCTCGGACCTAACGTTCGGCGAGTTGCCGCAGCTGGCCAACATGAACTCCGACGCGGCCGGCGTGAATGTGTCACTGCGCCGCAACGGCAACGTGGTGATCCTGGAAGGCCGCGCGGATCTGACATCGCTGACCGATCCGGATGCCGATGTCGAGCTGACCGTCGCCTTTCCCGGGGTCGTGACGTCGACCAACGGCGACCGCGTCGATCCCGATGCGGTGTCGTGGAAGCTCAAGCCGGGCGTGGTCAGCACGATGACCGCCCAGGCGCGCTACACCGACCCCAACACCCGTTCCTTCACCGGCGCCGGGGTATGGCTGGGCATCGCCTCGTTCGCGGCCGCGGGCGTGGTCGCCCTCCTGGCCTGGATGAGCCGCGACCGCTCCGAGCGGTTCACCACGCCGGGCAATCAGCCGCCGAGCTAGACGCGCTGGGCAGGCGCCCAGTAGTTGATCATCTCGGCGAAGGTCGCAAACGCCGGGCTGGACAGCCCGTACGTCGCCTCCAGGTGGACACTCAGCGGAAAGCCGAGCTCGGCGACGCCGTCCACCACGCGCTTGTACAGGTCGAGCATCATCTGGCGCTTCTGGGGCGGTTCGCGGCCGGCCAGCTCCTTGACGAAGTCCTGCTCGGCGGCCACCGCGGCGTTGCCCGGGTCCTGAATAAGCCAGTTGATCAGGCCGGTCTTGTTCTCCATCTTCGGCACGAAGCCGAACGACAGCAGGATCTCGGGCCGATGATCGGTGGTCTTGGCGAACTCGGCCAAAAAGCCCACGATCGCATCCGAATACAGCAACTGGGTCATGCCGTAGGTGGCGCCCCGATCGCATTTGAAGTTGAACCGGCCGTGTTCACCGTCGCGGGTCGGGATCAGGATCACGCCGCGATTGGGCACCAGGTCGCGATAGATCGACAGGGCGTCGGTCGGCGCGACGCCGGAGCCCTCGCCGTCGTTCATGGTGCGCGGGACGCCGACGAACACGACGCCTTCCATGCCGGAGTCGGTGAGCGACGTGAGCCGCGCACGCAGCGTCGATTCGTCTGAGAACGCGGTGACCTGCGTGCAGAGGCCGCTGATCCCCGGCAGTTCGGGCTTGATCACCGACCAGAAGTCCAGGACGTCGAACTTTGGCTTCATCGCGATGGGCCGGTCGTCGTCCTCGGCGATGATGCCCGGAATCATCACATGACGAATGCGGCCGGTCAGACCGGACTCCGCGGAGTACCGCAGCACCTTGCGCGCCTCCTCTAGCGCCCGCTCCCGACCCTCGTCCACGTTCGGCGGCACCAGCTCGAGCGCGACGGTGTTGAGAGTCACGCGGCTCCTTTCCATCGGATCCATCGGACGAATCGCACCTCGCCAGCATAGGGGCGTCGAATTACCGCCCGGCTTGGCGGGGACCGGTGGTTATGGGGAGACGCCGATCACTATGACGCCGAATACACTGGTCGGGCCTAGCAGACACCAGGGCATGCCGAGGGAGAAAGGGGCGCCGCGCTGAGCCTGCAAACCCCAGCAGAAGCGGCAACCGTCGAGTTGACCGGCGCGATCGGCGAGCAACTTCGCCGGTACCTGCACGAGCGGCGTGCGGAGACTGCCTACATCGGCGCCGACTACACCGCATTGATCTCCGCTCTCGAAGACTTCGTGCTCAACGGGGGCAAACGGCTGCGTCCCGCCTTCGCGTATTGGGGATGGCGTGCGGTGGCCGACACCGAACCCGATACGCAAGTGCTGCTGCTGTTTTCCGCGCTGGAGCTGCTGCAGGCCTGCGCATTGGTGCACGACGACGTCATCGACGACTCCTCCACCCGCCGTGGCCGTCCGACGGTGCACGTCCATTTCGCTGCGGCACACCGCGCCCGGCAGTGGCGGGGCTCGGCAGAACGGTTCGGAATTTCGGCGGCCATCCTGCTCGGCGACGTCGCCCTGGCCTGGGCCGACGACATCGTGTTCGGGGCCGACCTGCCTGCGGATACGCAGCGCCGGGTCCGGCGGATCTGGGCCGATATCCGCACCGAGGTGCTCGGTGGCCAGTACCTAGACATCGTCGCGGAGGCCAGCGCCTCGGAGTCGATCGCGTCGCCGATGAACGTCGCCACGTTCAAGACCGCCTGTTACACGGTGACGCGACCGCTGCAACTCGGCGCCGCGGTCGCCGCCGATCGCCCGGACGTGCAGGCCGTCTTCCAGCGGTTCGGGACCGACCTCGGCGTGGCGTTCCAGCTGCGCGACGACGTGCTGGGAGTATTCGGCGATCCGAGGGTGACAGGCAAGCCGTCGGGTGACGACCTGCGCTCCGGCAAGCGCACGGTGCTGCTGGCCGAGGCAATGGAGTTAGCCGACAATTCAAACCCCTTGGCCGCCAACCTGTTACGGAGTTCGATCGGCGCGCCGTTGACCGACCCGCAAGTGGCCGAGCTGCGCGACGTGATCGAGTCGGTGGGCGCGCTTGCCGCGGCCGAGCAGCGGATCGCCACGCTGACCCAGCGGGCGCTGGCCGATCTCGCCGCCGCTCCCATCAGCGATGCCGCCAAGGCGGGACTCTCCGAACTGGCCAGAATGGCCACCGACCGGTCCGCCTAAGTCGATGACCACACCGGACACCGGCACGCCAACGGTGAAACGATCTGTTGCGCAGCGCCTTTCGGAGCTAAAGGAATTCGCTTCGGCGCCGCAGGCCCGCCCCGCGAAGCTGGGCTTCCTGGGTTCACTGCTGATCACCGCCGGCGGACTGGGGGCGGGAAGCACCAAGCCGCACGATCCCGTGCTGGAGTCAATCCACATGTCCTGGCTGCGATTTGGCCACGGTCTGGTGCTGTCGTCGATCTTGCTGTGGACTGGCGTGGCGCTGATGCTGATCGCGTGGCTGGCGCTGGGCCGCCGCGTGATGGCCGGTGAAACCACCGAATTCATGATGCGCGCCACCACCGGCTTCTGGCTGGCACCGCTGCTGCTCTCGGTGCCGGTGTTCAGCCGCGACACCTATTCCTATCTGGCCCAGGGTGCGCTGCTGCGCGACGGTTTCGATCCCTACGCGGTTGGTCCGGTGGCGAATCCGAATGTGTTGCTGGACAACGTAAGCCCGATTTGGACGATCACCACCGCGCCGTATGGTCCGGTGTTCATTCTCATTGCCAAGCTCGTCACGGTGGTGGCCGGAAATCATGTGATCCTCGGCACCATGCTGCTGCGGTTGTGCATGCTGCCCGGCTTGGCGCTGTTGATCTGGGCCGCTCCCCGGCTGGCCCACCACATCGGCACCAGCGGCGCGACCGCATTGTGGATCTGTGTGCTGAACCCGCTGGTGCTGATCCATCTGATGGGCGGGGTGCACAACGAGATGCTGATGGTAGGTCTGATGACCGCCGGTATCGCGCTCACCTTCGCACGCCGTCACGCCCTGGGCATTACCCTGGTCACGATCGCGGTGGCGGTCAAAGCCACTGCCGCACTGGCGTTGCCGTTTTTGGTCTGGGTGTGGATGCGGCACCTGCGCGACCAACGCGGCTATCAGCCGGTGCGGGCGTTCGCGGTGGCCACCGCGATGGGCCTGCTGATCTTCGTCGCGGTGTTCGGCATCCTGTCCGCGGTGGCCGGCGTCGGCCTGGGCTGGCTGACCGCGCTGGCCGGCTCGGTGAAGATCATCAACTGGCTGACCGTGCCGACCGCGGCTGCGAATGTGATCCATTGGGCCGTCAACGGTTTCGTTCCGGTCGACTTCTATGCCACGCTGCGCGTCACCCGCTTCATCGGCATCCTCATCATCGCGGTGTCCCTGCCCCTGCTGTGGTGGCGGTACCGCCGCGACGACCGGGGCGCGCTGACCGGGATGGCGTGGTCAATGTTGATCGTGGTGCTGTTCGTACCGGCCGCCCTGCCGTGGTACTACTCCTGGCCGCTGGCGGTGGCTTCCCCGCTGGCGCAGTCGCGACGGTGGATCGCGGTCATCGGTGGGCTCTCGACCTGGGCCATGGTGATCTTCAAGCCCGACGGATCGCACGGGATGTATTCCTGGACGCACTTCGCGATGGCCACGGCGGCGGCGCTGATTGCCTGGCGGGCGCTGTACCGAGCCCCGGAAGCACCCGCTGAGCAGGCCGAAGAACCTCTGGCCGCTTAGTACGCCTTTTAGTACGCCTTTTAGTACGCCTTTTAGTACGCCATCGCCTGGGCCCGGCGCACCACCTCACGGGCCTGATGGGCGTGCAACGCGTCGACGGGACGAGCGTTGCTGAGCGCATCCCTGCTGCCGTCGCGCGTCACCGTCAGCGACGCATCGGGGGTGAACAGCCAGCGCACGATCTCGGTCTCGTGATAGCCGCCGTCGTGCAGGATCGTCAGCAACCCCGGCAGGCTCTTGACCACCTCGCCGGAATTCGTAAAGAAGACCTGCGGTATCACCACCCCGCCGGCGCGGCGCACCGCAAGTAGGTGACCTTCTCGCAGCTGCTGCTGCACCTTGCTCACCGGCACGCCGAGCAATTCGGCGACCCGGGGCAGGTCGTAGGTTGGCTCGTCGGGATCCAGAACGTCGTCGCCGGCCGGAATACTGCCCACGGCGCAAGTGTAGGCCGTGCTAGTCGGGTGCGGCGGCGCCTTGAGCGGATGTTCTCCTCGCCATGCGCCGGCCCGCACCTACGATGGCCCCGTGACCAGACCCGGGACGGGCGACCCGTTGGACAGCACGTTGCTGGATGGCCGCTACCTGGTCCA from the Mycobacterium lentiflavum genome contains:
- a CDS encoding mycobacterial-type methylenetetrahydrofolate reductase, whose product is MTLNTVALELVPPNVDEGRERALEEARKVLRYSAESGLTGRIRHVMIPGIIAEDDDRPIAMKPKFDVLDFWSVIKPELPGISGLCTQVTAFSDESTLRARLTSLTDSGMEGVVFVGVPRTMNDGEGSGVAPTDALSIYRDLVPNRGVILIPTRDGEHGRFNFKCDRGATYGMTQLLYSDAIVGFLAEFAKTTDHRPEILLSFGFVPKMENKTGLINWLIQDPGNAAVAAEQDFVKELAGREPPQKRQMMLDLYKRVVDGVAELGFPLSVHLEATYGLSSPAFATFAEMINYWAPAQRV
- a CDS encoding GNAT family N-acetyltransferase, which encodes MAIFLIDLPPNDMERRLSDALGVYVDAMRYPRGTENQRAAMWLEHIRRRGWQAAAAVEADADQGGAVPSASELSQAPLLGVAYGYPGAPGQWWQQQVVLGMQRGGLPPQQITQLMDSYFELTELHIHPRAQGRGIGEALARRLLAGRCERNVLLSTPETNGEANRAWRLYRRLGFNDIIRRYHFAGDPRAFAILGRPLPL
- the mraZ gene encoding division/cell wall cluster transcriptional repressor MraZ, whose product is MFLGTYTPKLDDKGRLTLPAKFRDALAGGLMVTKSQDHSLAVYPRTEFEQLARRASKTSRSNPEARAFLRNLAAGTDEQHPDAQGRITLSSDHRRYANLSKDCVVIGAVDYLEIWDAQAWQDYQQTHEENFSAASDEALGDII
- a CDS encoding Rv2175c family DNA-binding protein codes for the protein MGSIPAGDDVLDPDEPTYDLPRVAELLGVPVSKVQQQLREGHLLAVRRAGGVVIPQVFFTNSGEVVKSLPGLLTILHDGGYHETEIVRWLFTPDASLTVTRDGSRDALSNARPVDALHAHQAREVVRRAQAMAY
- a CDS encoding peptidoglycan D,D-transpeptidase FtsI family protein translates to MSRDEDGRTRRSRPTRGSGKPRGTRDVRQPARTRKPEKAQQGRDAKETTGFRKAKKSGEAPLGRSASERRTRQAVEAGTRGASFVFRHRAGNVVILALTLVAAAQLFVLQVTNAPKLRAQAAGQLRVTDVSKAIRGSIVDRNNQQLAFTIESRALTFQPKKIRQQLEEAKKKNPAAPDPQARLRDIAKEVSSRLNNKPDYATVLKKLQTDDNFVYLARAVDPAVASAISDKYPEVGSERQDLRQYPGGSLAANIVGGIDWDGHGLLGLEDSMDSVLSGTDGSVTYDRGSDGVVIPGSYRNRHRAVNGSTVQLTIDDDIQFYVQQQVQQAKNMSGAHNVSAVVLDAKTGDVLAMANDNTFDPSQDIGRQGDRQLGNLAVSSPFEPGSVNKIVTASSVIEYGLSNPDEVLQVPGSINMGGVNIHDAWEHGVMPYTTTGVFGKSSNVGTLMLAQRVGPERFYDMVRKFGLGQRTNVGLPGESAGLVPPIDQWSGSTFSNLPIGQGLSMTLLQMTDMYQTIANDGLRIPPRIIKATIAPDGTRTEEARPEGVRVVSPQTAQTVRQMLRAVVQHDPMGYQQGTGPAAAVPGYQMAGKTGTAQQINPGCGCYFDNVYWITFAGMATVDNPRYVIGIMMDNPDRNADGTPGHSAAPLFHNIAGWLMQRENVPLSPDPGPPLTLQAT
- the rsmH gene encoding 16S rRNA (cytosine(1402)-N(4))-methyltransferase RsmH — protein: MKHSATSSEAHARASWPLPEPTLAYFPNAWFVTSDRDLGAGARLSQAVPRSEEFLQTRGGVALADRDFGHVPVLLERCVELLTPALTRQHADGSGAVLVDATVGAGGHAQRFLSDLPGLKLIGLDRDPSALDIAGARLAPFADRITLVHTRYDGIDAALAQSGYAANESIDGVLFDLGVSSMQLDRAERGFAYAQDAPLDMRMDPSSPLTAAEIVNTYDEAELANILHRYGEERFARRIASHIVRRRARTPFTTTAELVELLYQAIPAAARRTGGHPAKRTFQALRIAVNDELDTLRRAIPAALDALAVAGRIVVLAYQSLEDRIVKREFADAVASRTPLDLPFELPGRGPRFQSLTRGAERAGADEIERNPRSTAVRLRALQRLESEGQPQQRVTKKGDS
- the idsA2 gene encoding bifunctional (2E,6E)-farnesyl/geranyl diphosphate synthase; translated protein: MTGAIGEQLRRYLHERRAETAYIGADYTALISALEDFVLNGGKRLRPAFAYWGWRAVADTEPDTQVLLLFSALELLQACALVHDDVIDDSSTRRGRPTVHVHFAAAHRARQWRGSAERFGISAAILLGDVALAWADDIVFGADLPADTQRRVRRIWADIRTEVLGGQYLDIVAEASASESIASPMNVATFKTACYTVTRPLQLGAAVAADRPDVQAVFQRFGTDLGVAFQLRDDVLGVFGDPRVTGKPSGDDLRSGKRTVLLAEAMELADNSNPLAANLLRSSIGAPLTDPQVAELRDVIESVGALAAAEQRIATLTQRALADLAAAPISDAAKAGLSELARMATDRSA
- a CDS encoding DUF3040 domain-containing protein yields the protein MPLSDHEQRMLDQIESALYAEDPKFASSVRGGGFRAPTARRRLQGAALFVIGLAMLVSGVAFKATMIGNFPILSVVGFVVMFGGVVFAITGPRMSGRPSPSGPAQGSRPRRNKGGGGSFTSRMEDRFRRRFDE
- a CDS encoding alpha-(1->6)-mannopyranosyltransferase A, with protein sequence MTTPDTGTPTVKRSVAQRLSELKEFASAPQARPAKLGFLGSLLITAGGLGAGSTKPHDPVLESIHMSWLRFGHGLVLSSILLWTGVALMLIAWLALGRRVMAGETTEFMMRATTGFWLAPLLLSVPVFSRDTYSYLAQGALLRDGFDPYAVGPVANPNVLLDNVSPIWTITTAPYGPVFILIAKLVTVVAGNHVILGTMLLRLCMLPGLALLIWAAPRLAHHIGTSGATALWICVLNPLVLIHLMGGVHNEMLMVGLMTAGIALTFARRHALGITLVTIAVAVKATAALALPFLVWVWMRHLRDQRGYQPVRAFAVATAMGLLIFVAVFGILSAVAGVGLGWLTALAGSVKIINWLTVPTAAANVIHWAVNGFVPVDFYATLRVTRFIGILIIAVSLPLLWWRYRRDDRGALTGMAWSMLIVVLFVPAALPWYYSWPLAVASPLAQSRRWIAVIGGLSTWAMVIFKPDGSHGMYSWTHFAMATAAALIAWRALYRAPEAPAEQAEEPLAA
- a CDS encoding LppM family (lipo)protein — its product is MLMLLVPLATGCLRARASLTISPDDLVSGEIIAAAKPKTPKDTGPQLDTNNLPFNQKVAVSNYDSDGYVGSQAVFSDLTFGELPQLANMNSDAAGVNVSLRRNGNVVILEGRADLTSLTDPDADVELTVAFPGVVTSTNGDRVDPDAVSWKLKPGVVSTMTAQARYTDPNTRSFTGAGVWLGIASFAAAGVVALLAWMSRDRSERFTTPGNQPPS